The genomic region GGAAATCAGAAGAGTTATGGTTCAACGATGGCTACTCACCCGAAGAACGCCAATGTGAGGCTATTTACCGAAACACAACCCAGCGGGATCCATCGGGTCGATACATAGTTCGTCTTCCGAAGCAACCAGATTTCTTTGACAAACTTGGACTGTCAAGGGATATGGCTTTGCACCGCTTCATACTTCTCGAAAGAAGACTCCAACGTGATCCAGACCTAAAAGAAGAATACCACAAGTTCATGAAAGAGTACTTGGAACTGGGGCACATGACTCCCACGTCTCCAGCAGACAATGATCACGGGTATTACTTACCGCACCATCCCGTTTTGAAAGAATCTAGTACGACGACAAAGCTCCGGGTCGTTTTCGACGGATCAGCGAAGACATCTACTGGATATTCGCTAAACGATGCATTGCGTGTCGGTCCAGTAGTGCAAGACCAGTTGCTGGATATAATTCTTCGTTTTCGCACCTACAAAGTAGCGCTCGTTGGTGACATCGCGAAAATGTACAGGCAGATAGAAGTCCATCCTGATGACCGTCGGTTTCAACGCGTGTTGTTTCGATTCTCACCGGATGCTTCAGTGGAGACTTACGAGCTGAATACGGTGACCTACGGGCTTGCTCCATCTTCTTTTTTGGCTACGCGTACGTTGCTGCAGTTGGCCGAGGATGAAGGCACGAACTTTCAGCATGCTGCACAAGCTTTGGTTCAAAATTTCTACGTGGACGACTTCATCGGTGGTGCTGATTCAGAGGAGCAAGCAAAGCAGCTACGAGAGGAGCTCGATGAATTGTTAAAAAAGGGTGGATTCTCTCTGCGAAAATGGACCTCTAGTAAGTTGGCCGTGCTCTCTGGTTTGACGGAGGATCAGATCGGAACGCAGTCAACGCTTCAATTTATGCCCGACGAGAAGATAAAGGCACTCGGTATCGCTTGGGAGCCCGAAGCTGACGTTTTATCCTTCGAGTCGCGGATCGACGCCGACACTAGCTACCCCACAATGCGGTTAATATTCTCTGGCATCTCCCGAATGTTCGATCCGATAGGATTGATATCGCCGATCATCATTCGCGCTAAGTTGCTGATGCAGGAATTGTGGGTGCAGAAGCCTGGCTGGGATAATCCTGTTTCTGACAGCATCTATAAAAAGTGGACATCCATTAAATCCGACTGGCCAATTATTTCCGGTTATAAAAGTGATCGCTACGCTCTCTTACCTGATTCTCGCGTTCAGTTACATACGTTTTGTGATGCCTCTGAAGCCGCGTTCGGTGCATGTATTTACTCGcgttgtgaaaacaaacaaggacACGTACGAATCTCGCTATTAGCATCGAAGTCACGTTTAGCACCACTAAAACGGGTTACATTACCGCGATTAGAACTTAATGCAGCCGTTACAGGAGCGCATTTATACGATCGTGTGAAGCAGGCGATGGGACTCGAATCAGCGGAGTCATATTTTTGGTCCGACTCGACAGTTACGCTGCATTGGCTGAGTTCATCGCCCAACAATTGGAAAACGTATGTAGGCAATCGCGTCGCGGAGGTGCAAGCCTACTCACATCTCCATCCCTGGAAACACATTGCGGGATGTTCGAATCCTGCTGACTTGGTATCACGAGGCGTGACCGCAGCAGATTTCGTGAAAAGTGCACTGTGGAGCAGCGGTCCAGAGTGGTTAATTCGTCCAGCGTCTGAATGGCCAAATTCAACACCAACGGTTGCGGATGGTGCCGAGCTAGAGATTCGTCAAGTGAGTGCAGCGGTTGCCGTCATCGAGACAGTGCATCCTTGGTTCGAGCGGTACTCATCATACACCAAGCTTCTACGCGTCATTGGGTATTGCCTTAGATTCGTGCGCAATGCTAAGGAGAAGTGCCGTACTCGCCGCGATCCATTGGAGCCCCCAGCGTCATCAACTATCACTCCGGACCTCATGGAAGCTGCTAAAACTGTGCTATGCAAGCTGGCACAGCAAGACGCATTTCCAACGGAGCTCGAGCGGTTGAGGAAGCGTGAGGTGGTTCCAAAGCGCTCACCACTTAGACGTCTGAGCCCGTTCATCGACAGCGAAGGAGTTATGAGAGTAGGAGGGCGCCTCAAGCTCTCACAACTGCCTTAtcaatcgaaacatccaattcTTCTGCCCAAGAAGCACATCTTCGCACGCCGCATCGCAGAGCACCTTCATAGAGAACTCATACATGGTGGCGGAAGATTGCTGCTTTCCCAGATTCGCGAAGAATTTTGGCCACTCGACGGACGACATCTGGTGAAAAGCGTCGTTAGGCACTGCTTACGATGCATTCGCCAACAGCCCATACTTGCGCAGCAACAAATCGGGCAGTTACCATCATCGCGGATCACACCGAATCGACCGTTCGCGACCATCGGAGTGGACTATGCTGGGCCGATCTACCTACGACCGATCCACAAACGAGCAGAGCCCGCCAAAGCATACCTCTgcgtatttgtttgctttgctacGAAGGCTGTTCACCTGGAACTAGTGGGTGATTTGACCACTGCTGGTTTCCTAGCATCACTTCGACGGTTTGCATCGCGCCGAGGACGTCCGTCCCATATCTACTCGGACAACGGTAAAAACTTCGAAGGCGCAGCCCGGGAGCTTAGTGAGCTATTCGAGATGTTCCATGATGAGGAGCAAAGCAACATCATCGTTTCGACTTGTGCTGATATGGGCATCACTTGGCACTTCAGTCCACCAAGGGCTCCACACTTTGGCGGATTGTGGGAAGCTGCAGTGAAGACCGCCAAAAGACACCTGTTTCGCCAGCTGGGCAGCACGAGACTGCCTTATGAAGGATACATCACTGTGCTGCACCAAATAGAGGCAGCAATGAATTCGCGTCCGCTGTTGCCTATGTCGGACGACCCCAACGATTTAGCCGCTTTAACACCTGCACATTTTCTTATAGGCACATCCATGAACGCCATCCCCGAGCCGGACTATTCAAACCGAAAGACGTACACCCTGAGCGAGTGGCAGAAGTGGCAACTGCTCGTCCAGCGCTTCTGGAAACATTGGGCCAGCGAGTATCTACAAGAGATGCAAAGGGATACGATGAAGACCTGCAGCAATTCAGATTTCGCACCTGGCAGACTGGCAATCCTGATGGACGAGGCTCTTCCTACAACACAATGGCCACTCGCGCGGATAGTTGAGACGCACCCCGGCACGGATAGTTTGACACGTGTGGTAACATTAAGAACTGCAAAGGGAATTTCGGTTAGGCCAATCGCTAAAATTTGCTTGCTACCGGAGGCAACAAACTGAGCTTATCACCACGTGGAGAATAATTGTTGACGAGTGTCAAGGGGGCGGAGGATGATCAGGCAAAAATTGACATTCAAacacgtaaacaaaaacataggcAATTATGGCAATTACGgccataattgatttatagggCCGAACCCGTTACGTCAAAAAGGGGAACTAAAAGGGAGTTACAAAAAGGTTATAAAAGATAGTTGCAATAAAGCAAAACTCTCTCTTCCACCAAAAATCACCCGGGTAATTATAAAACGCAGCTGAAGCCATCCGAAACATACCCCGAAAGAAAACTCGCGCAAGAACAACCACTGTTGTGGGAACTACAATCGTAAGTCTGCTAATGTATGGAAATGCGTGTCTATAGTTTGGTTGCCTTCCACACTAAATACTTAAGATACTCTTGGTAGATAAATATATGCTaagtttaccttttttctAGGGTTCAAAATTAAACGCTATTTTAGTTATATAACATGTAAATAAACTTGTTCTAGGTAATTGATTGACCCGTTGGAATCATAAAATAGCATGTTTAGTAACGTAAGGACATATTTCGAGGTAATTTCGATCCGAATGCATGGCAGGTGGACTCTACCCTACGGAGGTTAGACTGTACCTTGACGCCATCGGTAGAAAAGAGTTTCGTTTTTCgagcaagttagagaagaaaaataaacaggaCCAAAAGAAGACATTCCCAAGCagcgtttctcttttttttttgttagcttCTCGAAGCTGGTGGAGCTGAACAGGATCGATTGCCGTGGAAACGCGGGCCAGCGGAACGGGCTTCGTTCGCCATTAAATGAGAATCCGCCCGGAAGGATAATCCAGGTGGAAAAAGGGCACCGAACAGAGGGGGCTAAGCGTAGAGCATGGAATTCAATCGCAACATAAGACGAGCTACTTTACTCAAAGCCTGCTTCGCGGAACGGGTGGAAACTGGTGGAAATTAATCAAATACCTTCCAGTAGAACCGATGGATTGGTAGTGCACTAACGGAGTAAAAACAATCGAAGGTGAAAACAGATtgaagttttattttgaatactttgaTGCTGTACAATCCGGCCGGTTACATATATTTTTAAGTACCATTTTTGCATTTGGATCTGCCATTGCATAAAACTGCGCCTAAATTCTTCATCCAGAAGATTTAActtggttttatgatttatacTCTTTGATTTTATGTTGAATAGATGTTTTCTGTAATAATTTAATAGAAATAAGATTGTTTAATGTAATGTGCATATTATTCCAATTTCGGAATTTCCTATTCCAGAACTCACATATTTCTGTCTCACCCTTTCAATTTTCTTAGAATCATCttaatagaaaaacaaatcgtggCTATAAAACTGTGAAAAACATATCAAGTCAACTACatacacaaaaaaattaaaacgatcTTGTCATTTCTattgtaaatatttcaaatcttACATTATCTAAATATTCTTAAGCAGACCGACTTTTACAGATTTACTCTTCATCAAACGTTTTCCGGTCGTATCTCCCTTCAGGAAAGAATGTGCGTTCTAACCCAACCTCGGATGCAAATGAGCGCCTTGTTCACCCCGCTACCTTAACCTCCAACCATCTAACCCAGTGCGGGGACGCGAAACTCTCGCACGACAACCGAGCCACGCTGCGTGTCCAACGGCGCCAAAATCTAATCACGCATTCACGTGGAagcattaaaaatttaaattaaagaagTGTGAGGGTTTCCCCAAACGAACCCGCcgaaaaatggatgaaaaaggCCGAAGGGAAGGTGGCTCCCGTCCCGATGGCACTAAAAACTTCCCAAAATTACCGACAATGACGCTGATCCTGTCGCCGGAGCCgaacggtgatgatgatgctgatgacgcCGAGCAGAGTGATCTCGGGGTGCCATCCCGGCGTATCCTGACGCCAAAGGCGTACGATTTTACAGTTCCCTTTCCATGCTGAGTTTCCGGCGCTCCCTCCCTCTCCGATGGCGCTGTAATTGGACGCAAGCTGGAAAGGATACGGCAGGAAACCACCGAAAGGGATGAACGACGActacgacgatgacgacgtcgTGACTGCCTTTAAAAACTCACTCCGATGAATATCCTTCCGTGCTCGCTACTTTTATATCCTTTTCTACCCTCCCTCCCTCTGCTCCCACCAACGGAGCTGAAACAAGGTTGGCGCGGTTATTTCGCAGGGACGGAATCCCGCGCACTCCCGCACATCACGTGCTGGCGCAATTCCCGGCGACCCATTTCCATTAGCATCTCCCATCGCCAGTGCCTACCTTCCGCTTGCAAGCCCGCGGCTCTCCGCCCCACCCCCGGGATCTGCACCCAAATGGGACACTTCTCCGATTTCTGCcatcttttctctttcttttaatTCGTCTTATcgcgtttcatttttattagaattttaATGTATCCCAACATAAATTAAGGATAACAAAACGAATGAACGCACCCTCCTCGAGGACCTCCCGGTTCTCCGGGGATCTCTTTTCCGGGCTACTCGGTTATGTACTGGCGGTTTTAAACCTTCCCTGCTCTTACATTCTATGCTTTTCCATTCTCCAAGATGGGTTCTATGCAGGGGAAAGGATACGCCACTCGGATGATAAAGGTGAAATTTGGGGCACACCAAGGTACGCCTACGCATACCGACGCAACTGCCGTCCGATGGTCCGATACAGCCGGGCAGTTCCATCCCTCGGGTTCGGTTTGAAGTTTGCAGCGTGCTTAGTATATAAGGCGGGAAAACGAGGCCGAAAGAGTAGAACATACCGTGGGCTGGACGCTGGAGGGATAAAAGTGGAAGAGGTAAGCGAAAATAACGGCAGAGGTTGAAATTAAAGGATCATCAGGCGTGGAAAAGAGTGAAGAACTCCAGATGGTACAATAAAAGGCAGTGATCTAAACATTGATACGGAAAAAGTGTTGCCATTGAAAATCGGTTGATGTTTAAATTTGGAAACGTTTTAATTCAAATGTTACcaggaaaaaatattattcttgttttgaatatcatttacaattattttacCACATTAAAAAAGGAGGTCATTTGCGAACAACAATAGATTTTCAACCCAAAGTCATTCTTCTATCTCAAGGACAAGCAAGCGAGCGAGTTCCGCTAGTGATAACCTGCCCGGGACCACCCTTCTATTTTTCCTTGTGTGCGTTCGCTTTCCCTTTTTAATGTCGTGAACCAATGCGCGGTCCGGCGAGccacttccttccttcccattAGCGCGATCGGTGGATGGAAAGTAAAATTACACCGACAGCATCCGATACAAAAGCAAGCATAACCCATCTAAATGGTGAAAAATACCAACAcggaaacacaaaacaaacccccgCGATGGTTGTGTGCGTACCCGCGAAACACTACCAAACGGAGCAAAAAACGGACTCGCAGCCTTTCGTGGCAACCCCTTATTTTCGttaactgtttttcttttcactcctACGCCGGAGACCGTTTTCCCGCGTTGGTCGGTGAGTGCGCAGCATCcgtgaaaatgaaacgagtggctgaaattaaaaaacacgAAACCCCGGACGCAGGAGGGTGGTGCGTTTCTAGGGTCGGTGGGGAGGTGAAGTATTCAAATTAAGGCCGCCCGGCGCAGCGAAAGGATATCAGCAAACCGTCTATCTCGCTCTCGGACTCTTTTTCCGACCGGGAAGAGCGTTGTTTACGGAACGAAATTCTACCAAAATGTTCTTTACCTCGAAAGTTATTTTACGCATTAGTTaccaaaaaatatttcacagctaaaatgttttaacaatttaaattaaaatcatatAAAACTGATCTTAACGTTTTCAAGAGAATAGAAGCTTAGGAAAGCTTAGGAAACAAATTCTTCAATTGTAGtccttaacaaaaaaaactctctTTTCTGTCCACCTCTTTAAGTCCCTCGAAAACACAGTTGAGTATCGCTCGTTCGCGCAAGAGTGCTGGCCATTTCCGCTTCCGCAGCACGGCCGATTGTCCTGTGCCCCATGCACCCCGACCCGTGACCGCGTCGTCCCGCCGAACGAGAAAACAACTCTCGGAAACCAATTTCGTGTTTTCATTGCTTTTTATTGCCCTTTCGGAATTGGTGTGAATTTGTGCGTTTTGCAAAACGCACCGCCGGTCCGTCAGGTTCCGTTTTGGTTGTCGCGCGCGCGGAAATCGGAAAACGGGACCACCCCACAAACTCacctcactctctctctctctctctctctctctctctctctcgggtTGAACGGCGAACGACCGTTACGACTGTTTCGCATGCAACAGAGTCATTAAACGTCTACGAAGACAATCGAACGGCGGCGACAAGgaaggtttcctttttcctccaaaGAAGTGTTGCATTTAAAGTGGAGTTGGATGATAAAAGGAATCTCTTGCTCTAAACTCGCTAAACAAGACGAAGAAGCAGAaaaatctttttatttattttcttaaaattaaatatttttggtagaaaataaatagtaaactgaaaatttacaaatttaaataaacatgaaaaagaaacacttctgactttattccaaccacgtgcTGTATTTCATCAAAACGTACATAAGTCACccttacactgttttcagggccaattcgtcggcatcaagctgctctttgttggtagtaggcagtgaattgcacgcgcaaggtttttgtttggcatcgttaggaaccagtttgggtttgttaagtttaactttgccattatcggtagcaacattggcgcgacgagaaaatgtcgcg from Anopheles coustani chromosome 3, idAnoCousDA_361_x.2, whole genome shotgun sequence harbors:
- the LOC131267446 gene encoding uncharacterized protein LOC131267446: MLQGAGQSTRPLKESVHAKIASRTKQFEVGVEFLIVDKLMANLPLRDVNTTSWNIPSELILADPEFYKSSAIDIILGARHYAAFFEGSAQLKLAPTLPTLQESVFGWVVTGSIGSPEPSEGTSNIAHTTAVICMTTLEESIERFWKSEELWFNDGYSPEERQCEAIYRNTTQRDPSGRYIVRLPKQPDFFDKLGLSRDMALHRFILLERRLQRDPDLKEEYHKFMKEYLELGHMTPTSPADNDHGYYLPHHPVLKESSTTTKLRVVFDGSAKTSTGYSLNDALRVGPVVQDQLLDIILRFRTYKVALVGDIAKMYRQIEVHPDDRRFQRVLFRFSPDASVETYELNTVTYGLAPSSFLATRTLLQLAEDEGTNFQHAAQALVQNFYVDDFIGGADSEEQAKQLREELDELLKKGGFSLRKWTSSKLAVLSGLTEDQIGTQSTLQFMPDEKIKALGIAWEPEADVLSFESRIDADTSYPTMRLIFSGISRMFDPIGLISPIIIRAKLLMQELWVQKPGWDNPVSDSIYKKWTSIKSDWPIISGYKSDRYALLPDSRVQLHTFCDASEAAFGACIYSRCENKQGHVRISLLASKSRLAPLKRVTLPRLELNAAVTGAHLYDRVKQAMGLESAESYFWSDSTVTLHWLSSSPNNWKTYVGNRVAEVQAYSHLHPWKHIAGCSNPADLVSRGVTAADFVKSALWSSGPEWLIRPASEWPNSTPTVADGAELEIRQVSAAVAVIETVHPWFERYSSYTKLLRVIGYCLRFVRNAKEKCRTRRDPLEPPASSTITPDLMEAAKTVLCKLAQQDAFPTELERLRKREVVPKRSPLRRLSPFIDSEGVMRVGGRLKLSQLPYQSKHPILLPKKHIFARRIAEHLHRELIHGGGRLLLSQIREEFWPLDGRHLVKSVVRHCLRCIRQQPILAQQQIGQLPSSRITPNRPFATIGVDYAGPIYLRPIHKRAEPAKAYLCVFVCFATKAVHLELVGDLTTAGFLASLRRFASRRGRPSHIYSDNGKNFEGAARELSELFEMFHDEEQSNIIVSTCADMGITWHFSPPRAPHFGGLWEAAVKTAKRHLFRQLGSTRLPYEGYITVLHQIEAAMNSRPLLPMSDDPNDLAALTPAHFLIGTSMNAIPEPDYSNRKTYTLSEWQKWQLLVQRFWKHWASEYLQEMQRDTMKTCSNSDFAPGRLAILMDEALPTTQWPLARIVETHPGTDSLTRVVTLRTAKGISVRPIAKICLLPEATN